From the Rhodopirellula halodulae genome, one window contains:
- a CDS encoding DUF1559 domain-containing protein, which produces MKRKSPQGFTLVELLVVIAIIGVLVGLLLPAVQAAREAARRMQCSNNFKQIGLGIHNYHSAYNRLPTQSGGTYDNPGNRHLQSFLVGLTPFIEQQGLWEQIANPRAINHNGSTRGTPFPAMGPVPWDRNYTPWLTQVGTFRCPSDPLTPPGNFEAFTNYAACIGDGIGSNNHSCVNQNGTEMGWCLPRRGGMDRGFFVTRVQTRFRDVLDGLSNTIACGEIVVDNNTLEINTVVVNRNRNAAFFSEPAVCEDTIDPARPQFHVAGTNANRWDISQRRGMRWADGRPVMSSVTTIMPPNGVSCSWAGDGSDCMVTVGSRHQGGAHVLMGDGAVRFITDSIEAGNSRANAPNWPVGSSTTPPGARSPYGLWGALGTKAMKETQGLEF; this is translated from the coding sequence ATGAAACGCAAATCTCCTCAGGGCTTCACCCTCGTCGAATTGTTGGTCGTGATCGCGATCATCGGCGTGCTGGTGGGGCTTCTCTTGCCTGCTGTTCAAGCGGCACGCGAAGCAGCGCGGCGTATGCAGTGCAGCAATAATTTCAAGCAAATTGGCTTGGGTATTCACAACTATCACTCGGCGTACAACCGACTGCCGACCCAAAGTGGTGGTACTTACGACAATCCAGGAAATCGCCACCTGCAGAGCTTTTTGGTCGGGTTGACCCCATTCATTGAGCAGCAGGGGTTGTGGGAGCAAATCGCCAACCCACGCGCTATCAACCACAACGGAAGCACCCGTGGCACCCCGTTCCCCGCGATGGGGCCCGTGCCTTGGGACCGCAACTACACGCCTTGGTTGACTCAGGTGGGTACATTCCGTTGCCCAAGCGATCCGCTTACACCTCCGGGTAACTTTGAAGCCTTCACCAATTACGCAGCTTGTATCGGTGACGGAATCGGCAGTAACAACCACTCATGTGTTAATCAGAACGGCACCGAAATGGGATGGTGCTTGCCACGCCGAGGCGGGATGGACCGGGGGTTCTTCGTGACTCGGGTTCAGACTCGTTTTCGTGACGTCTTGGACGGTTTGAGCAACACGATTGCTTGCGGTGAGATTGTGGTCGACAACAACACGTTGGAAATCAACACCGTGGTCGTCAACCGTAACCGCAACGCTGCCTTCTTCAGTGAGCCAGCGGTTTGCGAAGACACCATTGATCCGGCACGCCCGCAGTTCCACGTCGCTGGCACTAACGCGAATAGGTGGGATATTTCGCAGCGACGCGGGATGCGTTGGGCGGATGGTCGTCCCGTGATGTCGAGTGTGACGACAATTATGCCTCCGAACGGCGTCAGTTGTTCATGGGCCGGCGACGGTTCGGACTGCATGGTCACCGTTGGTAGTCGTCACCAAGGCGGTGCCCACGTGTTGATGGGTGATGGGGCGGTTCGCTTCATCACTGACTCGATCGAAGCGGGGAACTCGCGAGCGAACGCGCCAAACTGGCCGGTTGGATCTTCTACCACACCTCCGGGAGCAAGAAGCCCTTACGGTTTGTGGGGAGCTTTGGGAACCAAGGCGATGAAAGAAACTCAAGGTCTAGAGTTCTGA
- a CDS encoding esterase/lipase family protein: MLACFGSSTGCVASRYLENRSIRDNALTNTLHLLRWRGPEISVRTQGTLRRYGLIETYQDDSKICLHRLQTLNAQNPDVELAYALSELSYVEGKIADRDGRSSDAMNHYGVALTTSYRYLFGDQLSEVRNQYDPQFRAVCDLYNESLEDLLRLLCAENRLRPGQTYTIQTANQKFVIRAEMRGAWKEDEFDHYEFVSDYDIKTLNNRHTTYGLGVPLIAVRKPRGEGHREEQYYPEGLSYAVTALLRCSTEPPSRPSHASRVMPASHSGDFRAAEETAVCVLEFFDPLRANQIQLAGSWVPLETDLTTPLAYFLDSDEYRKRDRATEGLLDPDDAQQKRGIYMLEPYDPNRIPVLMVHGLWSSPLTWMDMFNDLRSFPEIRERYQFWFYLYPSGQPFWLSATQLRSDLFAMRQTFDPAGQDRAVDHTVLVGHSMGGLVSRMQTIESGDDFWNLVSDQPKEKLRGPPEDINKLVSALEFRPNQTVGRVITIGTPHRGSNLANTATRWLAGKMIQLPKMAVSAGNRLTRANPGFFRDTRLLTEANAVDSLAPDSPIFPVMLRAKRSSHVKYHNIVGVLEDPPLFAGRHHRGDGVVEYASATMDDTESELLVDATHTKLHMTGKAIFEVRRILLEHLDDVDSQDRLAWAPKSATPLVSDAASGMITDLAPNLSPQTLSGRGSVGPVPSGQVSSGQISRGQISPSASVYQLMSAPSAQSRR, encoded by the coding sequence TTGCTCGCCTGTTTCGGAAGCTCGACCGGATGTGTCGCTTCTCGTTATCTGGAAAACAGGTCGATTCGCGACAACGCGTTGACCAACACGCTGCACCTTCTGCGTTGGCGTGGGCCCGAGATCAGTGTTCGAACGCAAGGAACACTTCGTCGTTATGGTTTGATCGAAACCTATCAGGATGACAGCAAGATTTGTTTGCATCGCTTGCAAACGCTGAATGCGCAGAACCCCGATGTCGAGCTTGCTTACGCTCTGTCGGAATTGTCTTACGTCGAAGGAAAAATCGCGGACCGCGACGGACGCTCCAGCGATGCGATGAATCACTACGGCGTCGCGCTGACGACCAGCTATCGCTATCTCTTTGGCGATCAGTTGAGCGAAGTTCGCAATCAATACGACCCACAGTTCCGTGCTGTTTGCGATCTGTACAACGAGTCCTTGGAAGACTTGCTGCGGTTGTTGTGTGCGGAAAACCGTTTGCGTCCCGGGCAGACCTACACGATTCAAACCGCGAATCAGAAGTTTGTGATTCGCGCCGAAATGCGCGGGGCTTGGAAGGAAGACGAATTCGACCACTACGAATTCGTCAGCGACTACGACATCAAGACACTGAACAACCGGCATACAACCTACGGCTTGGGGGTTCCATTGATTGCCGTTCGCAAGCCACGTGGCGAGGGGCATCGAGAGGAACAGTACTATCCGGAAGGGTTGAGCTACGCCGTGACCGCGTTGCTGCGTTGTTCAACCGAGCCTCCTTCGCGGCCAAGTCATGCGTCTCGCGTTATGCCAGCCTCGCATTCGGGTGACTTTCGCGCGGCTGAGGAAACGGCGGTTTGTGTCTTGGAGTTCTTTGACCCGCTACGAGCCAACCAGATTCAGTTGGCCGGCAGTTGGGTTCCCTTGGAAACCGACCTGACCACGCCACTGGCGTATTTCTTGGATAGTGACGAATACCGCAAACGCGACCGAGCCACCGAAGGCTTGCTGGATCCAGACGATGCTCAGCAGAAACGCGGCATCTACATGTTGGAGCCGTACGATCCCAATCGCATCCCGGTGTTGATGGTGCACGGTTTGTGGTCCAGCCCGCTGACTTGGATGGACATGTTCAATGACCTCCGCAGCTTTCCGGAAATTCGAGAACGGTACCAGTTTTGGTTTTACCTTTATCCATCGGGTCAACCGTTTTGGTTGAGCGCGACGCAGTTGCGAAGCGACTTGTTCGCCATGCGACAGACGTTCGATCCCGCGGGACAAGATCGTGCGGTCGACCACACCGTCTTGGTCGGACACAGCATGGGTGGGCTGGTGAGCCGAATGCAAACGATCGAAAGCGGCGACGATTTTTGGAACTTAGTCAGTGATCAACCCAAAGAGAAACTGCGCGGACCGCCGGAAGATATCAACAAGCTCGTCAGTGCGTTGGAGTTTCGGCCGAACCAAACGGTCGGCCGAGTCATCACGATCGGAACGCCTCATCGCGGGAGCAACCTCGCAAACACGGCGACGCGTTGGTTGGCCGGCAAGATGATTCAGCTTCCGAAAATGGCTGTGTCGGCAGGCAATCGTTTGACGCGAGCCAACCCAGGGTTCTTCCGCGACACGCGATTGTTGACCGAGGCCAATGCAGTGGACTCATTGGCACCGGACTCACCGATCTTTCCGGTGATGTTGCGTGCCAAGCGTTCGTCGCATGTGAAGTATCACAACATTGTTGGTGTGCTGGAGGATCCACCACTGTTTGCCGGACGGCATCATCGGGGCGATGGCGTTGTGGAGTATGCCAGTGCGACGATGGACGATACGGAGAGCGAATTGCTGGTGGATGCCACGCACACCAAATTGCACATGACCGGCAAAGCCATCTTTGAGGTTCGGCGGATTCTGCTGGAGCACTTGGATGATGTGGACTCGCAAGATCGCTTGGCCTGGGCACCAAAATCGGCGACGCCACTGGTGAGCGATGCGGCGTCAGGGATGATCACGGACCTGGCACCGAATCTCTCGCCGCAGACTCTGTCCGGACGAGGCTCGGTTGGGCCGGTTCCTTCAGGACAGGTGTCGTCAGGGCAGATTTCGCGCGGGCAAATTTCGCCCAGTGCATCGGTCTATCAATTGATGAGCGCGCCGTCGGCTCAATCGCGGCGATGA